One window of Heptranchias perlo isolate sHepPer1 chromosome 15, sHepPer1.hap1, whole genome shotgun sequence genomic DNA carries:
- the LOC137333170 gene encoding interferon-inducible GTPase 5-like: MAEESIFDRDQMAEESIFDGNQMAEESIFDRDQMAEESIFDGDQMAEETIFDIDQMAEESIFDGDQMAEESIFDGDQMAEESIFDGDQMAEESIFDGDQMAEESIFDGDQMAEESIFDIDQMAEQSIIRLFCPKWLKELKSTYERVGLEATAYLIKKLLQQLDTTELNIAVTGDSGAGKSTFINTMRGLWGNDEGAAETGTTETTKEPAPYPHPNLPNVYFWNLPGIGTMKFPANKYLTEIKFKRYDFFIIISQSRFTENDAKLAKEIKQQGKNFYFVRSKIDNDLNSLKMEGVNINTDEELGKIREYSVSKLKEAGILTPTVFLISNFKMNEFDFPKLKETLTNNLDDIKKQVFLLSLPNTTLEIVESKRKELEKRISMLVKFSGAVGAMPVPDLSFACDIGILIKAFKDFRQCLSLDDASLQRLAIMAGKPVEVLKAEVKTPLEGEISVELVKKMLRGSTVVPISAVDFARNFIPVIGSLVGAGSSCHLTYKLLNKALNDLTENAQRVVKAAFGTDENGRHQTSAH, from the coding sequence ATGGCTGAGGAATCAATCTTCGACAGAGATCAGATGGCTGAGGAATCAATCTTCGACGGAAATCAGATGGCTGAGGAATCAATCTTCGACAGAGATCAGATGGCTGAGGAATCAATCTTCGACGGAGATCAGATGGCTGAGGAAACAATCTTCGACATAGATCAGATGGCTGAGGAATCAATCTTCGACGGAGATCAGATGGCTGAGGAATCAATCTTCGACGGAGATCAGATGGCTGAGGAATCAATCTTCGACGGAGATCAGATGGCTGAGGAATCAATCTTCGACGGAGATCAGATGGCTGAGGAATCAATCTTCGACGGAGATCAGATGGCTGAGGAATCAATCTTCGACATAGATCAGATGGCTGAGCAATCAATCATTAGATTGTTCTGTCCAAAATGGCTCAAAGAACTCAAGTCCACTTATGAAAGAGTTGGGCTGGAGGCGACTGCTTATCTGATAAAGAAGTTGTTACAGCAGTTAGACACTACAGAGCTTAACATTGCAGTAACAGGAGACTCAGGCGCAGGGAAATCCACCTTCATCAACACTATGAGAGGACTTTGGGGCAATGATGAGGGAGCAGCTGAAACTGGGACCACAGAAACCACAAAGGAGCCAGCCCCATACCCACATCCCAACCTGCCGAATGTTTACTTCTGGAACCTGCCAGGAATTGGAACTATGAAATTCCCAGCCAATAAATACCTGacggaaattaaatttaaaagataTGATTTCTTTATCATTATCTCACAGAGTCGATTCACAGAAAATGATGCAAAACTCGCCAAAGAGATTAAACAGCAGGGGAAGAATTTCTACTTTGTTCGATCGAAAATTGACAATGATCTCAATTCTCTTAAAATGGAGGGTGTGAATATTAACACAGATGAAGAACTGGGAAAGATCAGGGAATACAGTGTCAGCAAGTTGAAAGAGGCAGGGATTTTAACACCCACTGTTTTCCTGATATCAAACTTTAAAATGAATGAGTTTGATTTTCCAAAATTAAAGGAAACCCTCACAAATAACCTTGATGATATAAAGAAACAGGTTTTCTTACTGTCACTTCCAAACACAACATTggagattgtggagagtaaaagaAAAGAGCTGGAAAAAAGAATCAGTATGTTGGTAAAATTTTCAGGAGCAGTGGGAGCAATGCCAGTTCCTGACCTGTCCTTTGCCTGTGACATTGGGATACTGATTAAAGCATTTAAAGATTTCCGTCAATGTCTGAGTCTAGATGACGCCTCTCTTCAAAGACTGGCCATCATGGCAGGGAAACCTGTGGAAGTTCTGAAAGCAGAAGTGAAAACTCCTCTGGAGGGTGAAATATCCGTGGAATTAGTGAAAAAAATGTTGCGGGGTTCAACTGTTGTTCCCATTTCAGCAGTTGACTTCGCCCGCAACTTCATACCAGTGATTGGTTCCCTCGTCGGAGCAGGATCATCATGTCATTTGACCTACAAGCTGCTGAATAAAGCACTGAATGATCTTACGGAGAatgcacagagagtggtgaagGCTGCATTTGGGACTGATGAAAATGGTCGGCACCAAACATCAGCACATTGA